The DNA region AGCGACAAAGATTTAAAAAAATAAATAAAAAACTTAAACCCATAAATTATTATTAAAATATGGGTTTATTCAGATAAAAATTTTAAGAAAATACTGAGAGATATCTCTCTCCTGTATCACATAAAATAGTAACGATAGTTTTGTCTTTATTTTCATCTCTTTTAGCTAGCAAATTTGCAGCAAAAACATTTGCTCCACTTGAAATTCCAACTAACAAACCCTCTTTTGTGGCTAAATTTTTAGTTGTATTAAAAGCATCTTCATCACTAATATCTAAAAACTCATCAATTACACTTTTATCTAAGTTTTTAGGCACAAAATTTGCACCAATTCCTTGAATTTTGTGACTTCCTGCCTCTTTTTTTGTAAGAAGTGGTGATGAGAGTGGCTCAACAGCTAGAACTTTAATATTAGGATTATAATTTTTTAAAGCTTTTCCTACGCCACTTACAGTTCCACCTGTTCCAAAACCAGCTACAAAAATATCAACTTTTCCATCAGTATCTTTTAAAATTTCCCTTGCGGTAGTAAGTTCGTGGATTTTTGGATTAGCTGGGTTGTCAAACTGGCTTGGAATAAATGAATTTGTAGTTTTGCTAGCTAAATTTTTACTTTCTTCAACAGCTCCTTTCATACCAAGAGATGGATCTGTTAAAACAAGCTTAGCTCCATATATTTTTAAAAGTTTTTGCCTTTCTATGCTCATAGAACTTGGCATAGTTAAAATAAGCTTAAGCCCATA from Campylobacter ureolyticus includes:
- the cysK gene encoding cysteine synthase A, which codes for MKVASSVINLIGNTPLVRINSFSKNAEILAKVEFLNPSHSIKDRTAFSMIDDAIKKGKIDKNTTIIEPTSGNTGVGLAMICAYYGLKLILTMPSSMSIERQKLLKIYGAKLVLTDPSLGMKGAVEESKNLASKTTNSFIPSQFDNPANPKIHELTTAREILKDTDGKVDIFVAGFGTGGTVSGVGKALKNYNPNIKVLAVEPLSSPLLTKKEAGSHKIQGIGANFVPKNLDKSVIDEFLDISDEDAFNTTKNLATKEGLLVGISSGANVFAANLLAKRDENKDKTIVTILCDTGERYLSVFS